The stretch of DNA cactaGAGGCCCAAAACAGGCCCAAAGCAGAAGGAAATAGCCCACCTGAAGGCGGCTGGCTGAAAGATAAGTGATCTCACCCACAAAAAGATAACTAAACTTATCTTAAGGAAGATCACtccacactactataaatacaatGGAGCACCCATGTATAACTGATACTCTAATTCTACACAAAAAACATGCCTAAAGtccgtgctaacttaagcatcggagtctcttgcaggtaccaccatccTCCGGTGACCAAAGATCAGCAGCACCTCAAGATCCAGCAAGTCAGACCCAACAACTCCGATCACTCccgaagatctcgtccgagatcgaccttcaatttcaggtaaccctcgaaacactatctatattttgttttatcttattcTTCTCGATGGCATTACCTTTATATTGTCTCAGTTCCCGCTTTACCTTCTTTTTGTCGATACATGAGCGCTACGAattcgcgattttatttttactccttTTCctgcttctcgattaatactccttccaattatacttataaactatgtaataaaaaaattctcctGAGAGTCATACCACCGTAATAttattgacttatgactcgatcATAAGTATTTGAATATTAGCGTGTTACATTATAGTATCAGAGCAGTttgtcctcgtgagcctgagggatgaaactgcttatgcttcaatgcatactctgagtttgtgcctgtgctagttagggtatctaACTGATACGTCTAGCATGAAGTCCATGAGTGTAACTTTGGTAATTTGAAGCACttaacttgagatattgagTCTGATCACCTCGATATTGCTTGTCTAGTGTGGACAAGACCCGAATAGTATCTCATGGACATGAATGAAGTAATCAGGGAAGGAATTCCCAAGAACGAACCGGTGAGAGCACACCGAGATAGGAATTTTGACAGTGGTATAAGTGATATGTGTTGGTTTTGGAATTGCTGAGTGACATACTTAGAGGCGAATGGTTGAAAATGATTGGTTTAATTAGGCTTTAATCGATTGGATATTAGtgattgagaagagagaagactTATAAATAGCGTTGATATATTTTGGATTCGAACAAGTGTGTAGGAATGGGATAATGACTATTGTTAGAAAACTGATGTTATAGGTTTGAACGATTAGGTAATGTGTGTATAGGGATCAAGGATTATTAAAAGGTTGTGATTGAGTCTTAAGAGCAGAGTTGCtaaagagtgtgtgaaaaaggtCACTGCAGAGAAACAAAGTCATAGGGAGCACAACCAAGGATTCGCACCAAGTGGTCGAGAGTTTAAGGAGAGAGGATACACACAACGCTTTTTCCAAGGACAGAATAACGTTGCAACGAATGAGGAGTCCCAAGGAAACGGTAAAGGAAAATAGACAGCATCTACTTTAGATGTTTCGAGCTGTTAGAGATGTAGAAGTCATCACCCAAATAGGCCGTGCCGATTGGGGTTAGGTGTATGTTACAAGTGGGGGTTACCAGGGCatgtatcaagaaattgccAACAAGGAGGGAGTCAGGATGCGAGCCAATTGCGACAATAAGATTGAGGTAATTGCAATAATCAAGTTTAAAGGATAGTGCATGATTTTATAATACCACCTTTACGATAAAACTGGGAATGTCGAGCTTAGTATTAGACTTAGAACCAAACCGGATGGTCCGAGTAGGGGtttactttaaataaaaatgctttGGGCTTTGAATACCTGATAAGTTTAGCAGATTAATACAAATGGATAAATGTCTGTGATGTACcttagccggcctaaacttcgcgggtcgcaaCTAGTggctaattatttatgttacctatctatattttgttttatcttattcTTCTCGATGGAATTACCTTTATATCGTCTCAGTTTCCACTTTACCTTCTTTTTGTCGATACGTGAGCACTACgaattcacaattttatttttactccttTTCAaacttctcgattaatactccttccaattatacttataaactatgtaataaaaaaaatccacctgagagttgtaccaccgtaatatcattgacttatgactcgagtataaggatttgaatatttggGTGTTACATTGCTCCATAAAACTTTCAGGGAATTTGGCCAAGTGGTTtgaaagataggattttttgAAGTTTAGTGGTTGCTACAGAATTTTCTGATTTTCTAGTTCTGCAGTACCAACTTCCAGACGCTATAACTTTTGATTTACATGGAATTTTGAGttactttcaaaaatattttaaagatatatCAGTCTATTTTAAGTGAGTACAAATTTCATGTCCATATCTGTTTTTTTGACTTAATTAAGTCACTTGGAATCTGGATTGCATGCTGAAAATTCTGAACTGATTTATGAAAACAGGGCACCACTTCTAATTGACAATTAATAATCAAATGAAGTGATATGAACCTGAAACTTGTGGATTTTGAAACATAGGGGAGTTAAGTGTAATCTCACCAAAATTTAGAAGCAACggattagaattaaaattattatggaTTTTATAAAAACACTGCTGTTTGCTGTTTTTCTGAATCCTTATAAGTGTAGTAGCAGAATTTTAAAACATAGAATAAAATTCAATTCTAATCTAAATGCAGTAAAACctaattcaaattaaagatTAGAGTCCCTAGAATTACCTTACCAAGAGAGATAGTTTGTGCATAAGCTTTCACAACATAAAAACCACATAACAAGATAGCAAGGTGCTGTTCCAAAAATCTAGAACTACAATCTCGATTTTTCTCTAATATCTAGTGTTAGACTACTcagaaaaatatgatttttagttttttagaaACTTGAGTTTAATACGAACGCGTGGACATAAAATTTGCGCAAATCCGAGTTcatttgttatattaattattaaatagaaAACTGATCATCAAGAAGGTATCAGGTTAAACAAGTCAAAAATAAGTAAGAATGTAAGTTGCCCCTAGgaaaatttaaagttaaaagGTGATGCGGAGGTACGTATGATAAAATGGTGATGGAGAGGTATGTATGATAAAACGGTGATGCGGAAGTACGTGTAAGTAAATGGTGATGTGAAGgcataaagaaaagaaaagagaatgagGAACAATGAATGAAACAAAAGTTGAGAATTGTATATTTAATGGGCCTTGTGCCAAATTGCTAATGCGAAAGTGCTCGCGTAACTGATAGTCTGAGATTGCTAATGCGGGAatgtttgcctaattgatagCCTGCCTCTTACCGTGATGCTAAGATATCCTAATTGACATGGGTTCGCTCATGATGATAATTATGCCTAATTGACATGGTAAAGAGACCATATTCGGGGCTCGCCCCGAGTAACGTCGGGTTGCGGGTAGACAACCGAAgtatgagctcatggcctgcgctAGGAACAGGCTTGTATCATCTTGTTTGTGGATATAAACTTCTTGTGAATTATTTATTGCCCTTTTTCTAATTGTCTATACTATTTACTTGTTGTATGTATGCTTGTGCCATGCGTCCtgtgtttgtttttttctctGTTTTACGACAACTTAGAGACAGAGACCTTAGATTCCCCTTTTACCTTGCTGAGAACTCTAAGTTCTcacccttcttctttttctttctcccccTCTCCCTCCCCAGATGGGATCGGCAGAGGAGCTCGTTGAGTTTCGGGTTTCGATACATCGCCCACGTTTTGATCCCTGCATGCCGTACATGTTCGCTCTAGTTGCAGACCATTCCGGAGATTGACCTAACTGACCTTTTACTCCTTATGATGATCAGTAGTATTACTTTTCCCTCGTTTTTGTAGTACTTTTAGAGGGGAAGGACCTCTTAGTAATTCGGTTCCAGTTTAGGAAACCCGTATGAGGGTTGGGactgacttcctcttttgtatcTGTATATATAACTTGGTGTAGTACTCGACTTTTGGATAAATGACATGTATTTCTAAACTTAACTCCTGTATATATCTgcatatatgtatgtatgataTTCTCTGCTACCATGTGTTTATCTGCGACATAGTTTTAAGAACTAACCTTACGAGCAACTAAATGATATTTTACAATTAATAGTTTAGTCATgctaaattgataaaaaattttattaatattaactaataaaatCTGAGTCTAGAACCAAGTAGGTCTTTACGACAAGTAACACCTAAACATTTGACATTAGTCATAACGCGTCAaaaattagggtgttacatgatAATCTTTTAGATACCAATTTAGTATTTAtctctttaaaaaatatataatttttaaaaaattaaaatttattacaaaaataagttaaacaaaatTTAGATGTCAATTTATAAACACTATACAATGGAAATAATTGAAAAGTGGCACTGTTATTCATTCAGTTTTATACTTCGTCTTGATTGACATTATTGTTCACATACCAATACAATTTGGCATAATAAGATATCACTAACTAGTTCCCTTTCCAAGAtaacataaatacataaatagtTAAACCCACAATCATATCTTATTCTTTTACGTcgtctaaattaaattaagaggAAATTATCAAGAATACACTcgatttattttaatattaataaaaataattttaaattttattatcgatagaaatgtatttaaataatttaaaaatatgtaaaaaatgtTCAATCGTGACTCAAGATTTATTCtgttaaaaaaaagtaacataatttacttattaatattaaaattttatttgtcacataaaaaattttatttatcacattattcttttttattaacgTAAAATATCTCAATTTACGATTGTgcatttttattacatttttaaataatttatgaattaCTTTTAtcgataataaaattttaaaataattttcagtaataaaataatttaaatacattcTGGTAGTTTATCCTTAAATTAACTGCGCCAATCAAGAAGCTGGCCATGATATACTTGTGCtgttaatttttataacatttGCAATGATTTCTACTTAATAAGGTTAAGTAGTGTGATATATCAACGCTggcattaaattaaaataagtcatgtaatataaaattttaaatatggtAACACTTGATTTTCCAATTAAAAAGCTAGGTGGGCCTTCCTAGAATGCATTGCTGGTTTGGATCTTTGCAAAGTCTAAGGCCTTTTTTCCTTGCAATCTATGTGTTACGTAATGTTTACTATATTCTCCATGATTGTATCTTCTAAACTTGCATGGGTGGTTTGCATCAACAAATTCTGGCATTGGACCAAGTTCTACTTCGTAGCTAGGAGCATAAAATGTCACAAGTGAGAGTCTATCTTTATTCTCATTAGCCACAGCTCTATGCTCCACACTCTTGTATTTCCCATTTGTCAGAACCTGCAGCATTAAAATAAATACTCAAATTCATTCCTAAAAAATTATTcgttttctaaaattaaatttatcctttaaaattttaaataatcgtATTAGTCTTTTAATCATTTTTCTGTTGATGatgtcaaaatttattaatataacacGTTAAATGATATTACAACacacataaaatttttaattaattattaacattacaagtttatgaaattaaatcGAATCAAAAGTTAATTAGGGAAAAAATTTGAGGTATTAAAATctctcaatttaaaatttatttaatctaattttataaatttatcatattaGCTACCAATTAAGACTACTAAGTATGTATTGTAGTGTCAATTAACGTATCACATCAATAAACTTTGACACCATTAGCAACAGAAGTGacgaaattactaaaataactaatttaaaatttttaaagagcgaatttgattaaaaaaattttcaaagactaatttaatcatttatcctacaaaattaataattcttactaacaataacaataacatatatttttagtaaCAGACATTAGCTAAAGCTTATTATGTATCAATTTTGGCTAGAGCCCATCATCCGAAGCTAAGTTTCTAGATCTTTGTAAATGAAAATTACTTTGCAAGGATGAGATGGTAAATTTGGCTACCTCTTAAAAAAATGCACTAAATTCAAACTTCAGTTAAAATTAAGATGTGGTTTGAATTTACTTTGAAAAACTCAGTGCAGGTGAGTAAATGTGTGAGTagtgtaataaaaaataacttttttattttaaacagaagtctcaaaataaaaaaaaaaaacagagttTATTCGAATTAAAATTCTCTATCcctaatgtaaaataaaaagaagggtCTGGCtaactttaaaattataaattgaaaactttttttattaaaaatataaaaaaataaatttttaatatatttattttatatttattaaaatataatatttaaaattttttactaataatagtAGGTGccgaaaaaaattagataaaagaaaaaacttattctttcctcattaaaaagcaaagaagaaagagaaatggAGAGGGCTTAATTACTTCTATGGTATCACCAATGTTgatgacaagagcatttggaagAGTGTGAACAGGAATCCAAATACCATCCTTGAGAATTTGAAGCCCCACAGGGCTTCCCTTTGCTTGCTGAAGCACAGTGAGAGCACTTCCATCTGAATGGGGGCTCAGACCCATCACAAGCTCAGGTCTTGAACATGCTGGGTAGTAGTTTATCCTTATTGCTTGCACTGCCTCCCCAAACATTGAATCAAACGCCTCTTCTTTCAAACCTAGTCCTATTGCTATGTACTTTACAAGATTTTCACATAGCTTCCTTACTTCTCTTGAGTACTCTTCCAATGTTTCACTGCCACCACGCACATGACTGTTTAATCATGCATCTTATAAAGTAATTAAGATACGCATTATACTATTGCAAGCATTTTAGGAAACGGTTCTGCTACGTTATCAACAGCAtatctgccaacttctgccaactcttatttataattgtgtttcatggaagtgtgttcgtggatgtgtctaataaaaatatcttttttataactatgtttaatagaagtgtctttatagatatattttctggatgtgtttctttatatatgtatttaaaattattaattattagacacatctactaacacacttccatgaaacacaaatataaataagagttggcagaagttggcGGATAATATGTTGGtaacctatacttttcctttagGAAATGCTACAAAATAAAGTGGTTCGGTGTTTTTAATCGTTGATCTTAATCATAAAATGAGTGAtgttaaaaaactaaattttttttaactaatatcaactaatttttttaaattatttatttatctaaaattttaaattctaaattatatataaatcttaaatcttaaaattataaatctaaatactaaaattaactaattaatattaactataGTTATATAGCTGAGATCAATAgctaaaaatagtaaaaatttttagtttttaatatacgtaaaatatattttatatattatttatcttcGTTCTTATCTCATATATCGAATGaatactattttattattagataAAGTGGGAGtgatttataataaactaaatataaattaacaCAATATCTTACACTATAAATATAGATTTAtacacaaaatatatttttaaaaagataatggAATAAAAGGGTAAGATTAAGagacaattattaattaaagattttttttttggttcaaACACACACCCCCATTCACACAAACAAATTTCACTACAATTTAGCTATTGCTGGGTATGGAATCCTGTGTAGGACTTtaagaaacaactaaaactGCCACTCATGCACATGTCTTAGCCACTAATTTAGGGTCGTTACCTGAACTTTTCTGGCTTCTTAGGCCACAGATTTGGATTCCTAGCATGTTGAGGTTCAATTGCAAGAGCCAACATATTGCACCAATCCAACTTTTGGTCCTCTGAAAAAACAAAAGCCTGTCCATACCCTTGGATTGTTCCAGGTAGcattggatatttttgtttCTCTTCCAAAGGTAGCATAAAAAACTCGTTGCTCATCTTCTCTATGCTCTCCATCAGATTGAGGTCAACACCATGATTGACCACCTAAAAATAATCACCATactcaactttaattttcataaacactaataataataagagtttaattttgataaaaaaaaattacgatTACCAAGTTAAATTTATACATTTAGATGAATGTTTAAATAGAGAttgtaaaaattagttatttttactgatataataaatacaaaattaattatttgtataaaatttctTTACACCAAGTTagtgcataaaaattaaatttcaataacaataatatccTCAAAATATTATAACTGGAAAAGTTAgacagcaaaaaaaaataacaagtatatgttttaatttagtgtgtgtattcaaaatttcaaattaaatttcaGTAGATTGTTACCTGAAAAAATCCCCAGTTCTGACAAGCAGTTGCAAGGTTCAGAAGCTCATGAAGGAAGAGTTCATGTGTGTTATGTTTACTAAGATTGGAGAAATCAATGATAGGCATGTGATGATTATTATGTGTTGGAGTAGTAATGATGGGAGCTTTATTAGGAGTTAACGTAGCTATTGTTGGTCTTTCTGTAATGTCTCTCACAAACCTTTGGGGAATAGTGTCTGGCTTAGTCTTACTAAGTTCTATGACATCATCAATGTGTCCAACGTTGATGGGAGAAATAATATGCACTGGAGCCATTGAAATACAATTTTTGGAGCagtatttttcttataaattaaacaaacacTTATTACTGTTATTGCTCTTATCATGACCCTACCCTCGAAACCAACTCTCTATTTATAGTGGAATTTTTAGGACTCCTCACGTGTTAAAAAAGTTGCTCTATATTTATGTGGAGACTTTAGACTTGTTACTTtcgtttttagtttttttttaaacatacaAATCTactctcatatttattttttgaacatATAAATCTGTCtcttcaatttatattttagtattaaaatttttttaagtgtgCTAATCGGATCTTCTGATTTATTTTAtagtgaaataaaaaatttctttcaaCACAAATTAAATCCTCTGATTTATGCACCATGAAATATGATAGTTagatttttctataaattttattattctttaaatttgaGGTCTGATTcgttaattaaaattaaaaattaaataaaaatttatattagaaaaaaacaCACTAACTAACCATTATACTAGATtacatacaattttttttttcatttctaaaaggaaaagtatagagAACTAAATGTCTGACCAACCAAAAAGtgaacaatttaattaattataattattaataattatttttaaattttttaaatttaaaattaaaaaatttaaaattgattaagtaaacATAATTAAAGCCTATAAaaatctttctcttctctcccATATTAACCTATCCACTTCAGACAGAGAGAGCCGAAATGGAGAGAAGGATTCTCAAGATGCTGAACCATCCTTTCCTCCCTACCCTCTAGGCCGAGTTCGAAGCCTCGCACTTCTCTTGCATCGTCATGGAGTTTTGCTCCGGTGGAGACTAGCACTCCCTCCGCCACAAGTTCCCTCACAATCGTTTTCTCTTAACTTCTGATTTCAGTCTTTCTCTCTACTCAGATGCTATCCCAGCCGTTCAATTCTCTGATTGCTTCTCTAACTGGGTGTTCCGATAACGTAAAGTCCAAACTGTTCAACTAGACCAGCTCTTCGTGGCCGAATCGGTCAAATCGCAATTCTATCACATCCAATCTCCCTTCGAATCAGTCAAATCGCGATTCCATCACATCCAGTCGGTCTCTGCCTTGCACTTGGTTCAACTTCAGAAATTGTTTAAGGAATGAGTGGTAGAGCACGAGTTGTTCTTGAAcaattacagaaatataaaaaatatccatttaatatgaaaaaaaaaacatcctaatgcttaacaaaagaaatatccagttatattttatatttatagaattaaaaaaaattataaaattcttaaagaaatagagaTATTCACATTTGCaataaaaaaacttgaaaaatatataaaagaacatccatttagtatgaaaaagaaacattctaataCTTAACAGAAGAAACATCGATGtatattaacttatttttattaagatgaATTTCGAAGTCCAACCCATTAAAAAGTTTGGCAGGTTTTTGACTGAACCCCTTTTAGTTTCCTAGCAAAACTCTTTCTAAAATAATTAACCCACACACTCatctttattattaatttattctaatttttttaaaatttaattttaatactatcagattaaataattttatacttatatttaattatgtagtgtcatataaataaaataactgtTTTTTACTTTGACAACGgaaataattgtaaaaaatagatgtgattaaaaaatcataaaatattttaaattttaggtgcatcaaatttatttatttatttatttatttattttttagaataatatatatgtgcatgcattttttttattagagacaattttgtttgaatattttatttaagatcTCATATATGGAAAATGGGTAATTATTCTCTCTGTGAACACTAATTTTTGTGTATCATTCATATCTCTATTATTAGTACTAGtagattaattaatttattaattattagatatGTATGTCAACAGG from Arachis duranensis cultivar V14167 chromosome 4, aradu.V14167.gnm2.J7QH, whole genome shotgun sequence encodes:
- the LOC107483628 gene encoding protein SRG1-like isoform X2 encodes the protein MAPVHIISPINVGHIDDVIELSKTKPDTIPQRFVRDITERPTIATLTPNKAPIITTPTHNNHHMPIIDFSNLSKHNTHELFLHELLNLATACQNWGFFQVVNHGVDLNLMESIEKMSNEFFMLPLEEKQKYPMLPGTIQGYGQAFVFSEDQKLDWCNMLALAIEPQHARNPNLWPKKPEKFSETLEEYSREVRKLCENLVKYIAIGLGLKEEAFDSMFGEAVQAIRINYYPACSRPELVMGLSPHSDGSALTVLQQAKGSPVGLQILKDGIWIPVHTLPNALVINIGDTIEVLTNGKYKSVEHRAVANENKDRLSLVTFYAPSYEVELGPMPEFVDANHPCKFRRYNHGEYSKHYVTHRLQGKKALDFAKIQTSNAF
- the LOC107483628 gene encoding protein SRG1-like isoform X1, encoding MAPVHIISPINVGHIDDVIELSKTKPDTIPQRFVRDITERPTIATLTPNKAPIITTPTHNNHHMPIIDFSNLSKHNTHELFLHELLNLATACQNWGFFQVVNHGVDLNLMESIEKMSNEFFMLPLEEKQKYPMLPGTIQGYGQAFVFSEDQKLDWCNMLALAIEPQHARNPNLWPKKPEKFSHVRGGSETLEEYSREVRKLCENLVKYIAIGLGLKEEAFDSMFGEAVQAIRINYYPACSRPELVMGLSPHSDGSALTVLQQAKGSPVGLQILKDGIWIPVHTLPNALVINIGDTIEVLTNGKYKSVEHRAVANENKDRLSLVTFYAPSYEVELGPMPEFVDANHPCKFRRYNHGEYSKHYVTHRLQGKKALDFAKIQTSNAF